atggcaaatCAATGTGCTACCAcgtttctctccgatacggtaggaaattaaactgaatgtggaggatttgaactgtgtgaTGATTGACAGAGCAGTTTAAATGGTGATGGGATGCATGTAACAAAGCGACAGGGTCCGTTAAAGATGAccaagtagtatgtcccgaagcttgcatacttttctgctacacactcaaaagtatatactttttcttcaccaaaagagtacatacttttaggacatagtataagtaggcaaattgggacgcagcaaaaGAGTCGGAAGAGTGACAGTgagtaagtaggtcaagtgcaTAATGATAAATACCTGTGTCTGATTGCAGTGATTGGCATGGAGAGACAGTGTTTAAGCCAGCAGTGAACAGGCAATGAAAGAGAGAGACAACCATTACCCTGGGACTCGGAGTGAGACAGAGACGCAGAAAGGACCTGCCCAAACCGTTGACTGAACTTTTGAGAGTGATATGATTTATGTTTTGTGCGATGTGCACACCGTTTTTGTATTGATTCAAGGAGAATGAACTGTACTTACGAATCCCAGAACACCGACCCCTTGCGTTCTTCCTCCTTACTAACAAGAACGCTTACTACAACCACCTACCCTGCTGAGGATGACATCATCACCTCACTCTGGACCCAGAGCCCAGCCAGCCGACAGCCACACACCGCACTGAGCCAACGCCAGATCCCACCGCAAACGGAGAGCTTGAGCATGCCGCAATGCCTCAGCCAGGTAAGAGAACACCATATtaactccacagactatagatacttttaagcgtggtcttaaaacccacctttttagcagagcttttaattgacttgctacttgtttaatttattttattttatttttcggttttatttatttattgtttttgattgtttttttgttttttttaattctgtagcactttgagattttgtttaatataaagtgcattataaataaaatttattattattattattatattaacttattttttaaagggggggtgaaacactcagtttcagtcaatctcatgtcaatcttgagtacctatagagtagtattgcatccttcatatctccgaaaagtctttagttttattatgtttataaaagaaatatagactgtaccgagtctttccggaaaaaacagagcgcctggaggcgtatcgtgtgggcggagctaaagaatgacgagcgcacacaaagcggtgacgtcctcaagcttggagaaacccatggctatcgattctcagctaatacagatatgatccagaatcaaattcggagggtaaaatataaattgaacaggagaaacagtaacagcaggacgtccgtctctgtggtatgtactgtatttagtgacctgtcaacatttatgtgtgtttactcgcagtttatgaggacatgattcggtttatggactattgtatgcgactaaacattagcagtagcaagcaaaacggttttgcatgtcagactagtgtaacgttatacaaagaacaacaatagactaaccgttagtgcatttgaatgacgaagcacacgatcgtgtcgtttactgatggtttactcacgcgacgatagccaacagcacagacatttgaagcagttttactcaccggctgcttccaaagcaggaccgaacctttatcgctgggatcgctccgtcaaaaacacacttctttggtatgatttggtaaagtcctgtgacagcagtggccgtggaaatccactttgcgacgcgactgaagcgatgttgtgaagcttcccgtcatttctgcgttcaaatcggttcaaatgcagcgctgccttcccggaatgctgtgctgaagcgttgaagtcgcttgatgtcactcaTATACTCATATTCATATAAGTGAATGAGCTATTTACTTATCCGAAGGACAAGAACATGAACATGCCTAATGTCGAGGTCTGTAATGAATGGTGTTACAAAAAGTTCCAATAATTATCAGTagaattttcaaataaaaaccaATTTCTGTTGAAAAAATgattttttccacaaaaatctCTTTCCCCCCCCAAAAGTCTGGAAAATGAGGGCTCGTCTTATATTCGGGTATATACGGTAACTCTTTAGCACCCTCTCACTCCCATTAAGCATTGCAAATGACATAGTTTccctgcactctaaaaaataaatacaattttatatatactatatatgtatgtatgtatgcatacaCTCAcgtaaaggattattaggaacaccatactagtactgtgtttgacccccattcaccttcagaactgccttaattctgcgtggcattgattcaacaaggtgctgaaagcattctttagaaatgttggcccatattgataggatagcatcttgcagttgatggagatttgtgggatgcacatccagggcacgaagctcccattcctccacatcccaaagatgctctattgggttgagatctggtgactgtgggggcatTTTGGTACAGGGAACTCatcgtcatgttcaagaaaccaatttgaaattatttgagctttgtgacatggtgcattatcctgctggaagtagccatcagagcaTGGGTAcgtggtggtcataaagggatggacatggtcagaaacaatgctcaggtaggccgtggcatttaaacgatgcccagttggcactaaggggcctaaagtgtgccaataaaacatcccccacaccattacaccaccaccagcctgcacagtggtaacaaggcatgatggatccatgctctcattctgtttacgccaaattctgactctaccatctgaatgtctcaacagaaatcgagactcatcagaccaggcaacatttttccagtcttcaacagtcaaattttggtgagcttgtgcaaattgtagcctctttttcctatttgtagtggagatgagtggtacccggttgGGTCTTCAGCTGTTGTACCTCCTCTGCCTCAAATTTtttgcgtgttgtggcttcacaaatgctttgctgcatacctaggttgtaacaagtggttattttagacaaagttgctcttctatcagccttaatcagtcggcccattctcctctgatctCTAGCATCagcaaggcatttttgcccacatgACTGCCACATACttgatgtttttcccttttcacaccgtTCTTTGTAAAcgctagaaatggttgtgcgtgacaATCCCAGTAAGTgatcagattgtgaaatactcagaccggcccgtctggcaccaacaacaatgccatgctcaaaattgcttaaatcacctttctttcccattctgacattcagtttagagttcaggagattgtcttgaccaggaccacactcctaaatgcattgaagcaactgctatgtgattggttgattagataattgcattaatgagaactTGAACAGGTGAACAGGCAGGGGATTCAAAAGCAAGTGAACAATTATCTTTATTGATAATGAAAGAGTAGTAATGAGTAGGGTTTGAATGGTATTACTACacttaccgatactgcttatcggtccggtgctttaacggtattcttatcggtactttttgagatatatatatatacacacaattaacaaataTACACAGCCTACacagtgctttcatttcaggaagagatttctagtaatcaaatgtaaaataacactgcatagtttatcatagatagcataaattaatgcttattaaagctgaagttaatCATTCAAGAGCTATGAGTGatttttctctttgcatttggttgtttaattcgcagtaattcgtcagcatgtttatttgcacttctgcctctttaagacagacgtgcagatctataggcgactgataataggcatcgatgcactacattttctcccaactatatccataataactatgtccattttagacacaaactgtgtttaagagactctccaagccggtcattttgatatagatgtttgtgtacatttgatcgtttagacgcgagtgtgaaaccgaaagtgtaatttgctcgtctcgttgcgggcTGTTTTGGAgcgcgcgccgacttgggaacGATCTCTTGTGAAGATCCATGCGTATTCCCTCAGATGAGATGTAACCTaggaaaggaacagactgtgcatgaaaatcgcatttctccgccttgacaaaaaccCCATTCACTAGCAACCTCTGGAGCACTCATCTAACGTGCTGAAGGTGTTCCTGGAGAGATGACGGAAATATCAGTatgtaaatctatagcacagtcgtAGGGAGGGTGCGGAGGTAAAAAGCAgccgggacttactgaacacttccttcaggtcaaGGTACTCGGCGGGCACGTTAGACAAATTCACCGGCTCCTCCTGTAAAACAACACTAGACACAGACGAACAGGCACAGACAAGACAAGAGGTATAACACTCATTACTCCATGCCAGGATCGCACTCTGTTCCCAGTCCACCTGTGGACAGTGCCTCACCAGCCAGGGGTGACCCAACACCATGGGAACCTGTGGAGAGTCCATGACAAAGAACGAGATAAGAAAAAGATACTGTGGGATTACCGGAGATGGTGAGTGATGCGGGGTAGTTCTTGgccgttgagtgcgttgaccGAAATCTGGCTATTGAGTGACGTGAGAGGTATCCCCAGCTGGTGAACGATCTCAGCGTCGATGAAGTTTCTCTCAGCCCCGGAGTCCAAAAGTGCCTGACAGTGGTGAGATTGGGTTGCCCACTGGAGTCTAACCGGAAGGAGAGTTGATGATGAGGACTTCTTCATGGAGATCCCACCCTATAGTAGCCTCATACTTACTACCGGGCTCGATCTTTTACTGGGCACTCATTCAGAAAATGATCATTTTCATAGCTGGACTGTtttgctcgtgtactatcgagttgtcatgagaacggtttgtgttttgtgaagaggtgactttttcattgaatattcaaccTGGATTGGTAACACACAAATTCTGCCATTGTCATTGCCTGGGTTATGGAGATATATAggctcaaataaaaaataaaataaaaaaaatattaagaatatatttttaaatgtataaaaatattatgtgaataTACAACTTATAACCACAGCTAAAGTGACGCCACAAGTGTGATCATGCTTCATTTCAAATCTGAGAAAAACTATAaattttatgaaacattttttaAGACTATTTTATGGAAGTTTTTAGAGAAGGTGTTATCAGCAATCATAGCCTTTATTGTGGCATGATGCTTGCCCATTAACAGCACTTTACAGTAATCCACACATTATCAGAAGTtttctaaaaacaaacaaacaacctaAAAACACATCAATAGATAAAGCTCCTGGTCCAACAGTAGCATTAGAGCTACAGTTAACATAAAGCTACataacaatttaaattattaaaatgaaacTTTCACTCAAAATATCACTTTAGATCACCATCAAGTGTTTGTATTAGCTTCCTGTCATGATATAATGGGGATTTCATTCATATGatgatgttaaaacatgttatatttagcattttatatGGAGCTAATGGCTACACCTGCTTAGTATTTATTATGTAAACATTCTTGGATATAtcatgatattattgatataaaaaagcaaaaatcattaaaaaaatcccTCAAAACCTTCATGCCATAGTtattgtgtgtttattagcttcttagttcaTGCATAGAAATTAAGAATCGGTTCATTCTTCATAGACAGAAAGAGGAAGTGTACACACAAAAGAGTGTCATGCAGAGAGCAGGACTGAGTCACGTAAGATGATTGCCAGCTCTAGAGGACTAATGAACGTGTGATAACTAATATCTGATGCAAATCTGGAAGCGGAGAGACAGCGAGAGCTTTCTACATTGTTTCAGCTGTAAAGATTggataattcagtgagaaatgaatagaaatgttattctgtatgacaaaatattatgcaaacgtgataaatcaATATTTCTACAAATATGCACACGTTTGAACTAAGAGCTGAACTAAACACTGTTCATTGCAGCTGTATGGACACAACTGAACTGCAGAAAGAATTCATTTGCGTGTGATACTCAGTTCCTAATTCATGTTGATAAGTATAAAAGCATGTATGAAATGCAGTCGGATGAATATTAAAATTAGTTAAATATCCATCAATCAACAGTAAACCACACAAGAACAGCAACGAGGAAACGGGGAgactttaaaacatatttttggcTGGAAGTAAATAATCCAatgatatttttttacttatttctttctgatacatttttgaaaatttgcTGTGGATATTGCATAGAGAAAAGGATCCAGACAGCAGTTTAGCAAAGCCAGAGCCTTGCTTGTATCACCATAAACTCTACGGAAGGACTTGAGTTGGTCATGAACATCTGGATGAGAAGTTTTAGTCAGAGTTGTAACTATATCAATCACATTGATGATGTGCACAGGAGTCCAAAACAGAAAGAAAGCCACAACGATGCTGACCACAAGTCTCTTCTTATAAGTCTTAACGTTTGCCCCCTGATTTCTGGGTTTCTGGTCCTGTGGAGCTCTAGTCAAGCCTTTGTGCAACCACAGATAACATGTTAACATGATCAAAAATGGAATGACGAATGCCAACAGGATCTCAAGAAGCAAAACAGACACTTCTACAGACCGTGACTTCATTGTCCTCTGACATCTTTGGAATCCATCCTGGTTTTTGAGTCCTTGAGTGAAAATTATTGGCAGGGCAAAAACAAAGGCTAGAATCCAGATGCCAATCATCTGAAGGCGCCTGTGCCGTCTTTCCAGTCTGTGCAGTAGCTTCCTGTTAGTGACCCTTGACTTGATGACATTGTGATAGCGGTGCACACTCATGGAGGTGACCGTCAGGACACCAACATACAGACTCCAGTGACCCAAGAAGAACAGGATCCTACAAGACCAAATGTCAAGTTTCCATCCAAACAGTATTCCACACAGCACGACAGGAGCCAAGCAAAGGGTCAACGCATCAGAGACAGCAAGGTTTAGCATTAGACTTAAGGTAAAGCTCACATTTTTGTTCCAATCACGAGCAATGCTGATGATTACTGCGATGTTGCTTGGCAAACCCACCAAACAGCACAAACCCAAAACAACAGCAGGAGCAATCTGTTTTGAACCCACAGCAGTGCTGTTAGATGTAGAATTCAAGCTTGCGTTGAGCTCCATCATCAAGTGCTTTTGTCTTGAAAAGGCTGAGTCCTAGCTATGACTGTTGAAGAACACTGGCAATGTTGACTCCTCCcacttctttaaaataaaaccacAGCTTTGCTTTCATGTCAAACaagccaaaataaataaataaaataaatttcccctttaattaaaataaaagatagAGAGACAAAAATATGACTCTACACCTTCATAGGGTTTTTAGGGTCCATTCTGACCCCATTTGATGTTTCCCTCattccatttttcctgcttaatTTAAGTGGCATGAGATTTTGTGACTTTTGTTACATTATCTATCcaaacacaaaatatttatacACAGAAATGAATGCCTGCTACTAGAGCACAAATGCAATGTGGAATACAcatgctcactcacacacagataGGTGACTGCCACAGACAGAATTTATAGAGAAGTAGGCAAATAAAATCAGCCACAACAAATGCAAATATGAAGGGGTGAGACCTAACGCatatgcacgcacacacgcacacacacacacacacacacacacacacacacacacacacacacacacacacacacacacacacacacacacacacagggagagAGGTTTGTtacactatattagtgaggacattacatagacttccattgatttttatatcaggttacattttctatcccctaactcAACctctatccctaaacctacccatcccaaaaACATGTGCAaaacaacagatttaaataaaaatatgttttgtccgatttataagcctttttaactagtgaggaccagtcaaatgtcctcactagtgagttattttcatattttactatataaggccccgtccacacggagatgcgtttagctgtatacgtatacattttttaccgtatcagcgtttcgtccacacggatccggcgttttagaagcatgcatccgatatttttcgaaaccgggtcccaaagcggataaatctgaaaacgctcatcttccgtcttcgtgtgtacagcgaatccgtatattttctgaaacggtgatgtcatcacactacgtccagcacggtgaagaggtaagggatacaactacgggcactgggcatgcgcacatcaatatcgcgtcatttaattaacgtatctgcatacctgtaagggtatgttttgggttggggtaggtgtaggcattaataaaacacatctgttaagtagcaaatgtatttattgttattttatttctcttttattttgcctcacctccgaccactgcctagccacaactcttcttctccgttttagtgtatttctgtggcagaattacagcgccacacactggcctggcatgaaaactacatcgttttagtccgtttttgtaatctcgtgtggacgcagatatttcttgaaacgaggaaaaaaaaagatcggattgggaaagcgctggcttcgtgtggacagggcctaagtgaggacatttgtgccctcacatcagggtgcgaactacgggggagctagggggagctcggctcccctaaataagacatgggctcccctgaaaacgtgatttgtgaaattttggggggtctcaaaaatattgacactgtgttattttgaggtgcaatttcagttttctgtaatgtgatcatcgtggattattatatgtaaaatttctaaaaatatataattaattcatgcatgacggcaatttaaatctaattgacttcaataaagataactatGCATGCTGTTCTTGTCATGACCATCAAGGTGTGGTGGCACTGCGGTGCTAATTCCACTCATGTTAAGTGCATGTCAACGCAAAGATTcgtagaaaaaacaaaaacgaacaTCCACTTCTTGATCTTGGATTTCTGGAAGAACAGCAAATGAAGCTGACCCCAAGCCTCTGTGGTCGATTCTGCGATAAGGCATGTTATCCCCAATTATGTGTAGCGGCTGGGTTGATATAGGTCTGCGCGACTATCAATGTCCTAGTAAGACTAGCGTTAGTTAAATGGAGGAATTATGGTTTTCTTCTGTAGCCTGACGAGTAACTTCAACcgttcatgtgaactcaaagacagccggatgctttgtttatagactatttgtgggctttttgacctatcaattcttggtttttttcttccttcattaaaatcaaagatgttcttcaataattgtaaattgtatattaagagtctccgcaatgcattaagcaatagattgacccgtttgtctgtgtgtgaaggaatATACACGTCCTCTCTTCCAcgcgccccccccccccccacacacacaccccgaAAAGTGGGCTCCCCCAAAGGCCACGGTATAGTTCGAACACTGCCTCACATGTATTGctaaacaaggaacacacacacacacacacacacacacacaaaaacagataCTTTCGCACTTTCGCGGTGTTAAGATTTAtaaaatattctactcaagtaaaagtactattactttaaaacaattttacttaagaacaagtaaaaaaatatactctATACCGGTCTAAAAAAATActcaaataaaagtaaaaagtagttaatttaaaatgtactttcaagtcagagtaaaagttactgAAATACTTTTTTAACAATGTGGGTGGGGGACTCTCCCATGTAGGGTTGTTATAAaatgagattttcacgatatgaTAAACAACTCAAAAAAGTTTTACAGTATTAAAcaattatttgataaataaactgtattttttaattgttattatcatccagaggtggacaaagtacacaactctattacttgagtaaaagtaaaagtactactggtcaaatattactctgttacaagtgaaagttgtaaaaacagatttttactcaagtaaaagtagaaaCGACTTTAGACCTAGAtggaaatgtagtggagtaaaaagttcgatatttgtctttcaaatgtagtgacgtaaaagtcataagtttccagaaaaaataatactccagtaagtaaagtacagatactcaaaaagtgtacttaagtacagtactcaagtaaatgtacttagttactgtccacctctgttaTCATCAGCTAAAATGgctattaaattaataaaaattatgatCAGCTCTGTAAATGTTCATCTCTTCATGTCTAAATTAATGTTTGTGAGACATTGAAAAAAACACCACGAGCATCACGCGTACTTGAGGGGTGGGCAACAGTTTTAGTCTGAGGGCCACAGTTACTTTGGCAAAGTAAACGGAGGGCCACACAGGACAATTGCAGTTAGACATAGCTACATGATTAAATCgtacaaaattattaaatgcaGATATGTATAAGGCTACAGTTACTTTGACTTTTGCCAGCCTAATTCAAGGcctgataaatattttttgctaGGTCTGTCTGACATAGACTACTTTAAGGTTACAATAACTGGATTTACTACACTACCCCCTGCATATTTTTCAACTCTCATTCAAACCAGCTGTTGCTATTCAAGATCGAAAACTATTAACAAAACTGCAAATGTATGTATGCAGATCACATTAACATACAGGCAATCTGGCttggaattatcaaatttaattggGGATACCTTCATcactaaatgaaaaaaaacatattcagCTTATTTCACTTGTTATTATTCCTTTAttgtaatttcttttttttttttaacaaatgttGTTTAAAACTTTTATGAAATGGAACACAATTTAACTGCAGGTCAACTTCATCACACGTATGCTTGCTTAAGGTTTAAAGAACAACATGGAATGGTTCTATGCGTCtcacaaaatttaaatttgatttAGCTGTATCATCATCCCCACGTGAAATTGTTAAGGGGGCTTAACTTTATACCATCAATGATCAATACACACTGATAACTATCTTAATAAAAAGATAAGCCAGCGTCCTTTATTATGCATTACTTTCACGcttaattttattattctaaCTGACTCCCGAGTGAGTTTTTTCAAGGCAATTCCTAGTTTAGATTGTTCCTCCTTAATGTTTCCATGGCAATGTGTCATATTTGTCACATGACACCGCACCGACAATAACACTGTATTGCAGATGCATCGCATTTATTCCCAGAGAATCCGGGTCATCAGTTTCTCCTGAAATACATGCAAGAAAGTGGCCAATAAACTGTGACAAGAATAGAGTAAAATTCCACTATGTTTGTTTGATATAATATTACTTtcggaaaaaatatatttgaatagattcttattgctgcttccacagccatcagtgtgtattttactccaaatgtattgttttactcGTGCTTATGTGTATTGAAAActgtctgaaacctaaaataaatttTTAGTGTGAAATTAGTCATTATGagtgtgaaaaaaaaactgcatagtTGTGATTAGTCATTATGagtgtgaaaaaaaaactgcatagtTGTGATATATGACAGCGCTGAGGCTAAGCTTGTCCGTCTCTGGCTCAGTGCCAACCAACGAGCAAAAGCACAGTTTGAATCCGGCATGCGACATCACTGAACATTCTAAATACCATGCGGGACCGTACTCTCAGGGGCACAGAAGTAAAAATCCCATATATGCGATAGCGATCAACAGCTTAAACGTTTAATTTGTAATCCTGAGtacaaaaattaaactttcaacCAAATTGCCAGCACAGAGCACATCGCGGGGGCCGGATTGAAGCACTATGCGGGCCGGATCCGGCCCCCGGGCCGTATATTGCCCATGTATGTAGTAGACGAAACAGTGCtgctcattcacacagagacagaaCAAGCAGATAATATTTATATAGCAGTATTTTGCACTTTAATATTCACCATGTTGCGATTTGCTTTATTGTACAGCGATTGATTGTACTCTCGatgtattaattattattttaattttcagtaattttAATTTTCCTGACTGGATTCCCTCTGCAACacagaaatcattataaacatacctttatcTGCACAGATGGATGTGTTCTCAACTTTGACtttgcatttacatttttttgcaaAGTGGATATCCAGGACAACCACACATAACTTAGAGTTAGACAGTAGACATAGAGAGTATTTCCATACTAGCCATGGGTTCACAATGGTGTTTCGCTTTAAACTGGGTCTGCATCTTTAGCGTGTTgtccggggagggctccggggTCAGAAattttgcccgaacccagagttaGGTTTAATTATTTGAGCCTGCTCTACCTGTGTTTAATTAGATTTAATTGTCTgcacgtgcttctcccgaaatgAGTTTATAAAACTTcaattgtatgtatgtatttatttatttgacagggacaatgcagaaaaaaacattgctACAATTTCATGCTGCCAATGCTCCACATATAGGCTTATAGCCAAAGGCTAATTTGCAGCCCCAGTCCCTGGTTAGGCTTTTAAAACAACAAgaaaacatcacacacacacacacacaaaagaaaatgaaaaaaaaaaaaaaaaagaacaaaaaaaaaaaaaaaaaaaaagaaaactaagACTGTGTATGACCATCAATGTTCACAAACCTGCTTTTGTTTGAACCacttttttagatttatttgaaaGAGTTTTAACTCTGTTTGCATTTTTAGTTCAACTGGCAGGCTGTTCCAAAGCAGTGTACCTTGAACTGAAAATGTGGATTGTGCAAATGTGGTTTTCCTTTTCGGTATTGTGCAATTCTGATTAGTTGTACCTCTTGTAGTCATTCCCTTACTGCGTTGTTTTGTTATTAATTGGCATATGATAGCTGGAGCAAGATTGTTTATACACCTAAAAACCATTTTAATAAGAGAAAAATTAATGAAATGTTCAAAGCTAAGCAAATTATACTTTTGTAAAATGCTACAATGATGCCATCTGACTGGTTTCTTGTCCAATATTTTTAATGTTCGTTTATATAAAGATCTAACAGGTTTAATAGTCGACTGAGAAACCTGACTCCAGACGGTCACACAATAAGATAAATGGGAGAATACCATTGCATGCATATATAACTTGGCTGCTTTTAGGGGTATATACGGCCTAATCATATAAAAACAATTCAGATTTGTTCTGATGGTTCTACACAACCTTTTTACATGCACATCAAATTTTAATTGAGAATCTAAAATAACacctaaatatttaaaatcattaaCTCTCTCTATTGCCTTTTGATTGATCTTAACTATAAAACCGTTCATTTCCTTCCTTCTAATtgaaaaacacattgaaacagttTTTGAACAATTCAAGGTCAAACAGTTGTTTTGCAGCCACTGTGACACACCAGTCATTTCATTTGTTAATATATCTGCAGCTAAGCGAGGAGTCTGTGCTGATACACAAATGACTGTGTCATCTGCATATAACTGACATTTAGTTTCTGTACAACAATTTGGAAAATCATTAACATACAAGGAA
The nucleotide sequence above comes from Pseudorasbora parva isolate DD20220531a chromosome 16, ASM2467924v1, whole genome shotgun sequence. Encoded proteins:
- the LOC137043757 gene encoding leukotriene B4 receptor 1-like, which codes for MELNASLNSTSNSTAVGSKQIAPAVVLGLCCLVGLPSNIAVIISIARDWNKNVSFTLSLMLNLAVSDALTLCLAPVVLCGILFGWKLDIWSCRILFFLGHWSLYVGVLTVTSMSVHRYHNVIKSRVTNRKLLHRLERRHRRLQMIGIWILAFVFALPIIFTQGLKNQDGFQRCQRTMKSRSVEVSVLLLEILLAFVIPFLIMLTCYLWLHKGLTRAPQDQKPRNQGANVKTYKKRLVVSIVVAFFLFWTPVHIINVIDIVTTLTKTSHPDVHDQLKSFRRVYGDTSKALALLNCCLDPFLYAISTANFQKCIRKK